The proteins below are encoded in one region of Metabacillus dongyingensis:
- a CDS encoding sensor histidine kinase, which produces MCNVCTLFGMEVSELKERILAVLLMMIAVPLAGEFKFYPFNDAFRVSLGTPAFFLFLLWNRGIHPYIAGVLTGTSVFVFRFLLAVIISDIPVEEAICRHLPVFLYYAMYAFIFHITKLNEKHNKPFMIGILGVVIEFCASLSEMAIRSSLADQIISFHAIKQIIFIAFIRSFFVLGFFNIIKLREAKLAEEEQRRQNEQMLLFISNLYEESVQLKKTMQNAEEITHKCYDFYRRLKSGDSHGHEAQTALQIAGLVHEMKKDNQRIYAGLSKLMTSEKLEDYMSIEQLSNIMFVSNRRYAELLNKHVSFSLHVEGEHPPYQVNMVLSLINNLIGNALEAIEQEGHISLYVIRRDRMVEFQVCDNGPGIEQKLKEIIFKEGFTTKYDVSGNPSTGIGLSYVKQTVDKLGGHIKLIDNHKETIFVIGLPIDAMIQKGQVK; this is translated from the coding sequence ATGTGTAATGTTTGTACATTATTTGGTATGGAGGTGTCCGAACTGAAGGAACGAATTTTAGCAGTTTTATTGATGATGATTGCCGTACCGCTCGCTGGAGAGTTTAAATTCTATCCGTTCAATGATGCATTCCGCGTCAGCCTGGGGACACCGGCATTTTTCTTGTTTTTGTTATGGAACAGAGGCATTCACCCGTATATTGCAGGGGTTTTGACTGGGACAAGTGTGTTTGTGTTTCGGTTTTTGCTGGCGGTCATTATCAGTGACATACCGGTTGAAGAGGCAATCTGCCGTCATCTTCCGGTGTTCCTTTATTACGCCATGTACGCTTTCATTTTTCATATTACAAAGCTGAATGAGAAGCATAATAAGCCGTTTATGATTGGAATACTAGGCGTGGTCATTGAATTTTGTGCAAGCTTGTCGGAAATGGCGATTCGATCCTCGTTAGCGGATCAGATTATTTCATTTCACGCAATCAAACAGATTATCTTTATCGCGTTTATCCGAAGTTTTTTCGTACTTGGTTTTTTTAACATTATTAAACTGAGAGAAGCAAAATTGGCAGAGGAAGAGCAGCGCAGACAAAACGAGCAAATGCTGCTGTTCATTTCGAATTTGTATGAGGAATCTGTTCAGCTTAAGAAAACGATGCAAAATGCAGAAGAAATCACCCACAAATGTTATGATTTTTATCGCAGGCTGAAATCGGGAGATTCACATGGTCATGAGGCTCAAACAGCATTGCAAATTGCAGGTCTTGTACATGAAATGAAAAAAGATAATCAGCGAATTTATGCTGGACTGTCAAAGTTGATGACCTCTGAAAAGCTAGAGGACTACATGAGCATTGAGCAGCTGAGTAACATTATGTTTGTTTCAAATAGAAGGTATGCGGAGTTATTAAATAAACACGTTTCGTTTTCTCTGCATGTGGAAGGGGAACATCCGCCATATCAAGTAAACATGGTGTTATCATTGATAAATAACTTGATCGGAAATGCGTTGGAAGCCATTGAACAAGAGGGACATATATCGTTGTATGTCATTCGAAGAGACCGGATGGTAGAATTTCAGGTCTGTGATAATGGACCAGGCATTGAGCAAAAGCTGAAAGAAATCATTTTTAAAGAGGGGTTTACAACGAAGTATGATGTTTCCGGCAATCCTTCTACAGGCATTGGACTTTCGTATGTGAAACAAACCGTTGACAAGCTTGGCGGACATATTAAGCTAATAGATAATCATAAAGAAACCATATTTGTCATCGGGCTTCCGATTGATGCGATGATACAGAAAGGACAGGTCAAATGA
- a CDS encoding response regulator, whose protein sequence is MNYFIIDDDPAIRAMLTDLIEDEDLGKVVGEAEDGSLVDNGKLALKKVDVVLMDLLMPKRDGIETIRVLSSEFQGKFVMISQMEAKELIGEAYSLGAEYYITKPLNRLEIAGVLKKVNERVILEKSIRGIQESLTLFTGHQSPPSSSSHTKNIIEAGRSLISDLGMIGESGSEDLMKILEFLQDDKQKFGSSYFPPLKEIFYGNAQKKLGEQAAEAEVQKEMKASEQRVRRAIYQALNYIASLGLTDYTNPKFEAYSSTFFDFSEVRKKMLELEDKSERSTNQSRINMKKFIQSLYIEAQQLVD, encoded by the coding sequence ATGAATTACTTCATTATAGACGATGATCCAGCTATTAGAGCGATGCTGACAGACTTGATTGAGGATGAGGATTTAGGCAAAGTGGTGGGTGAAGCAGAAGACGGATCATTGGTGGACAATGGGAAGCTTGCGCTCAAAAAAGTAGACGTGGTGCTCATGGATTTACTGATGCCAAAGAGAGATGGAATTGAAACAATTCGTGTTCTTTCTTCTGAATTCCAGGGGAAATTCGTGATGATTTCTCAAATGGAGGCAAAGGAGCTCATAGGGGAAGCATATAGTTTAGGAGCAGAATACTACATCACAAAGCCGTTAAACCGCCTTGAAATAGCAGGAGTGTTAAAAAAGGTAAACGAGCGGGTCATTCTGGAAAAATCAATTCGAGGCATTCAAGAATCGTTAACATTATTTACAGGTCATCAGTCGCCGCCATCCAGCTCTTCTCATACAAAAAATATAATCGAAGCAGGCCGTTCATTGATTTCAGATTTAGGGATGATTGGAGAAAGCGGCAGTGAAGACTTGATGAAAATTTTAGAATTCCTGCAGGATGATAAACAAAAGTTCGGATCCTCCTACTTTCCGCCTCTAAAGGAAATTTTTTATGGAAATGCCCAAAAAAAGCTTGGAGAACAGGCTGCCGAGGCGGAAGTACAAAAAGAAATGAAAGCCTCCGAACAGCGGGTTCGCAGAGCAATTTACCAGGCGCTCAACTATATTGCCTCATTAGGGTTAACAGATTACACGAATCCAAAATTCGAGGCGTATTCATCCACATTTTTCGATTTCTCTGAAGTCCGGAAGAAAATGCTGGAGCTTGAAGATAAAAGTGAACGAAGCACCAATCAAAGCCGAATCAACATGAAAAAATTCATTCAATCGCTCTATATAGAAGCGCAGCAATTGGTGGATTAG
- a CDS encoding spore germination protein, whose protein sequence is MKWWKSKIKQTQKPSIQSDKEQKTTFFQDSKGQITGDFDLDLELVKQEMAHNSDVHFREFNIGRTGIRAAIIFVDGLSDKDLIDKHIMKSLMLNFCEEYKQETPYVKGAISKEFIKNQVLSISEVEEAHHIKELMTKVLTGSTALLIDGSSDVYILGTTKANKRNIEEPVSEALVRGPRVGFTEIISDNTALLRRHGENENLSLIKFQVGKRAKKELVIAYMQEIADPELIEEVKKRVRKIDIDHVPESGYVEQLIEDNYLSPFPQVQSTERPDRVISALMEGRAAILLDGTPFALIAPVTFSMLLQSPEDYYERWIPGTLFRLLRFGAAIVTLFAPALYISFISFHPGLIPSELAISISGTREGVPFPSLIEALLMEVAIEILREAGLRLPKPIGPAMGIVGGLIIGEAAVQAGIVSNIMVIVVAITAISSFAIPSYSAGIPLRILRFVAMFGAALFGLYGVILFFLLLCSHLVKLKSFGVPYASPAVPYRLNDWKDFMVRMPLQMMKRRPKMMHTKDEIRKG, encoded by the coding sequence ATGAAATGGTGGAAATCAAAGATAAAACAAACGCAGAAACCTTCCATTCAAAGTGATAAAGAGCAGAAAACTACGTTTTTTCAAGATTCAAAAGGTCAAATTACAGGCGATTTCGACTTAGATCTGGAACTTGTCAAGCAAGAAATGGCCCATAACTCGGATGTTCACTTTCGGGAGTTTAACATAGGGCGCACAGGCATACGGGCGGCGATTATTTTTGTCGATGGGCTGTCAGATAAAGATCTCATCGACAAACATATTATGAAATCATTGATGCTTAATTTTTGTGAAGAATACAAACAGGAAACTCCTTATGTGAAAGGTGCCATTTCAAAAGAATTTATTAAAAATCAAGTCCTTTCTATTAGTGAAGTAGAAGAAGCCCATCATATAAAAGAGTTGATGACAAAAGTATTAACAGGTTCAACAGCCCTTTTGATTGATGGGTCATCTGATGTGTACATTCTTGGTACAACAAAAGCAAACAAACGGAATATTGAAGAGCCAGTATCAGAGGCATTGGTCAGAGGTCCACGGGTAGGTTTCACTGAGATTATAAGCGATAATACCGCGCTTTTACGACGCCATGGTGAAAATGAGAACCTATCATTAATAAAATTTCAAGTTGGAAAGCGTGCAAAAAAAGAACTGGTCATCGCCTATATGCAAGAAATTGCTGACCCTGAATTAATAGAAGAGGTCAAGAAAAGAGTTCGGAAAATCGATATTGATCATGTACCGGAATCTGGCTATGTAGAACAACTGATCGAAGATAATTACCTCAGTCCTTTTCCCCAAGTACAGAGTACGGAGCGCCCTGATCGCGTCATTAGTGCATTGATGGAAGGAAGAGCAGCAATCTTGTTAGATGGCACGCCTTTCGCTTTGATCGCCCCAGTTACATTTAGCATGCTGCTGCAATCGCCAGAAGATTATTATGAACGTTGGATTCCAGGCACGCTTTTTCGTCTGCTGCGTTTTGGAGCAGCTATTGTTACGTTGTTTGCACCTGCTTTATATATTTCTTTTATCTCATTTCATCCGGGGTTGATTCCTAGTGAGTTAGCCATTTCTATCTCAGGGACAAGGGAAGGTGTTCCGTTTCCTTCTTTAATAGAAGCACTGCTTATGGAAGTAGCAATCGAAATATTGCGGGAAGCTGGTCTGCGATTGCCCAAGCCTATTGGTCCAGCAATGGGGATTGTTGGCGGACTGATAATTGGTGAAGCAGCGGTGCAAGCAGGGATAGTCAGCAATATCATGGTTATCGTAGTGGCAATAACCGCCATTTCCTCCTTTGCGATTCCGAGTTATAGCGCGGGGATTCCATTGCGCATTCTTCGCTTTGTAGCCATGTTTGGCGCTGCCTTGTTTGGATTGTATGGGGTTATTCTATTTTTCCTCTTACTTTGCAGTCATTTGGTTAAACTAAAGAGCTTTGGCGTACCTTATGCTAGTCCGGCTGTGCCTTATCGATTAAACGACTGGAAAGATTTTATGGTTCGCATGCCGCTTCAGATGATGAAACGACGTCCGAAGATGATGCACACGAAAGATGAAATCCGTAAAGGATAG
- a CDS encoding spore germination protein: MNLSPKDRLTTPQAAVVVINFILGSGILTLPRTSVEKVKTPDVWITVILGGLIAMIAGVIIVKLSQQFPEKTFYQYNREIIGKWVGGLVSLLIVCYLLMTSGFQIRSMVEVTGFYLLEGTPAWAITMSFIWVGLYLIIGGINPIARLFEIIFPITIILFLLVVFMSFGIFEMDNLRPVLGLGVIPVLKEVKTTALSYTGIEIMLFLPAFMKHPHKAVKAVVVGIAIPLVFYIITVIMVIGAFSVDGVVTRTWPTLDLMRSFEIRGLIFERFESMLLVIWIMQLFATFTISYYAAALGLAQLFKKNIHPFMYGLLPVIYIISMVPKNINDQFKLGDLIGNAALYLFGLLPLLLLIISRWKVGKHEAKP; this comes from the coding sequence ATGAATCTCAGTCCGAAAGACCGATTAACCACTCCCCAAGCAGCTGTTGTCGTCATTAATTTTATCCTCGGATCAGGGATCCTCACTCTGCCCAGGACATCTGTAGAAAAGGTAAAAACACCAGATGTTTGGATTACCGTTATTCTAGGCGGACTAATCGCTATGATAGCAGGGGTGATCATTGTGAAATTAAGCCAACAGTTTCCCGAAAAAACCTTTTATCAATATAATCGAGAAATCATAGGAAAATGGGTAGGCGGGCTGGTCAGTCTCCTTATTGTATGTTATTTATTAATGACTTCCGGGTTTCAAATCCGTTCAATGGTTGAAGTAACAGGCTTTTATTTACTGGAAGGCACCCCTGCTTGGGCAATCACCATGTCATTTATTTGGGTAGGTCTCTATTTGATCATTGGAGGAATCAATCCGATCGCCCGTCTGTTTGAAATAATATTCCCTATTACGATCATCCTTTTCTTGCTGGTTGTCTTTATGAGTTTTGGAATATTTGAAATGGATAATCTCCGTCCGGTATTAGGATTGGGAGTCATACCAGTGCTAAAAGAGGTAAAGACTACGGCTCTCTCGTATACAGGAATTGAAATCATGTTGTTCCTTCCGGCATTTATGAAACATCCGCATAAAGCAGTAAAAGCTGTTGTAGTCGGAATAGCTATACCCTTGGTCTTTTATATAATAACCGTCATTATGGTAATTGGAGCGTTTTCCGTCGATGGAGTGGTCACAAGAACATGGCCGACCCTTGATCTCATGAGAAGTTTTGAAATCCGCGGCCTGATCTTTGAAAGATTTGAGTCTATGCTGCTCGTAATATGGATCATGCAATTATTTGCTACATTTACCATCTCCTACTATGCGGCTGCTTTGGGGCTGGCTCAACTCTTCAAAAAGAACATTCATCCATTTATGTATGGATTACTTCCTGTTATTTACATTATCTCTATGGTGCCGAAAAATATTAATGACCAATTTAAACTCGGTGATTTGATTGGCAATGCCGCGTTGTATTTATTTGGTTTACTGCCTTTGCTCCTTCTCATAATCTCGAGATGGAAGGTGGGAAAGCATGAAGCAAAACCGTAA
- a CDS encoding Ger(x)C family spore germination protein, with amino-acid sequence MKQNRNNKLLLSVSLSVLLLLSLTGCWSSNEIEEIGLSVGLALDEGRESTIEKELKKQGGGYTKSDIITMTHQFVNAQGKGSESNGGGKQKPYINISETGDSIHQMTREFSLRKDRPMFSPHLKVIVINSDLARSYSLEQLLDQFLRDNEIRPSCLVFISKGQARETMESKEAGEIPAFRLLGIADNEYRTTRISPSISLAKLEGKMQSKSSFLLQNVISTNGEVKFSGAAVIEGKTKKLRGFLNEEELEGLTWITGKGKGGLVKSFDKETSQPIIYEVTSMESKIIPHVNGKNISFDVNIESEGRLSENWVVSEKTSENKFLKNAEKAAEEEVNRLVNNVLEIMQEDYQVDVAGFGNQLRIKHPKVWEKVKKDWDQTFSEIPIKYNLKLTITEYGASGSSK; translated from the coding sequence ATGAAGCAAAACCGTAACAATAAACTACTCCTTTCAGTTTCGCTGTCGGTTCTTTTACTCCTTTCTCTTACAGGATGCTGGAGCAGTAATGAAATTGAAGAGATTGGATTAAGTGTAGGTTTAGCATTGGATGAAGGAAGAGAGTCAACAATTGAGAAAGAGCTAAAGAAACAGGGTGGGGGGTATACTAAAAGCGATATCATAACGATGACCCACCAATTTGTTAACGCACAAGGAAAAGGATCAGAGAGTAATGGGGGAGGAAAGCAAAAACCTTATATAAATATTTCTGAAACCGGTGATTCCATCCATCAAATGACTCGAGAATTTTCTTTGAGAAAGGATCGCCCTATGTTCAGCCCGCATCTAAAAGTTATTGTCATCAATTCGGATCTTGCACGCAGCTATAGTCTTGAACAATTACTTGATCAATTTCTCCGTGATAATGAGATTAGACCAAGCTGTCTTGTGTTCATTAGCAAGGGGCAAGCCAGAGAGACGATGGAATCAAAGGAAGCAGGAGAAATTCCAGCGTTTCGTTTGCTTGGAATAGCAGATAATGAATATCGAACAACAAGGATTTCGCCCTCTATATCGCTTGCTAAATTAGAGGGAAAGATGCAATCAAAATCTAGTTTTCTTTTACAAAATGTAATCTCGACGAATGGAGAAGTAAAATTTTCAGGAGCTGCCGTGATTGAAGGAAAGACCAAAAAGCTGCGTGGTTTTTTGAATGAAGAAGAATTGGAAGGCTTAACGTGGATAACCGGAAAGGGAAAAGGCGGTTTGGTGAAAAGCTTTGATAAAGAGACAAGTCAGCCAATCATATACGAGGTAACGTCAATGGAAAGCAAAATTATACCTCATGTTAATGGAAAAAATATCTCTTTTGATGTGAATATCGAATCAGAGGGACGCCTATCAGAAAATTGGGTGGTTTCGGAGAAAACATCTGAAAATAAATTTTTAAAGAACGCTGAAAAAGCCGCTGAAGAAGAAGTAAATCGATTAGTGAATAATGTTTTAGAAATCATGCAAGAGGATTACCAAGTCGATGTTGCCGGCTTTGGAAACCAACTGAGAATTAAACATCCTAAAGTATGGGAAAAGGTCAAAAAGGATTGGGATCAAACATTTAGTGAGATTCCTATCAAGTACAACCTGAAATTAACTATCACTGAATATGGGGCATCAGGCTCCAGCAAGTGA